DNA sequence from the Streptomyces cinnabarinus genome:
GCACGGTCCCCGCACCCACCCCCTCCTGCCCCTCCGTCGCCGTGGTCGGCGTCGGCCCGCGCGGCACCAGCGTCCTTGAACGCCTGTGCGCCTCCGCCCCTGAACTCCTCGCCCCCGGCGCCCGGTTGACCGTCCACCTGGTCGACCCGGCCCCACCGGGCCCCGGCCGCGTCTGGCGCACCACCCAGTCGCCCGAGCTGCTGATGAACACCGTCGCCTGCCAGGTCACCCTGTTCACCGACGACAGCGTCGACTGCTCGGGCCCACTGCGCCCGGGCCCGAGCCTGTACGAATGGGCGGACGGCGCGCTCGGCCCGGACGAGTACCCGACCCGCGCCCATTACGGCCGCTACCTGGAGTGGGTGTTCGCCCGTACGGTCCGCGAGGCACCGCCCTCGGTGCGCGTCGAGACCCACACGGCCCGCGCGACGCGCCTCGACGACACCCCGGACGGCCACCAGACCCTCGCCCTCGACAACGGCAGCACCCTGACCGGCCTGTCCGCCGTCGTCCTCACCCAGGGCCACCTCCCCACGGCCCCCGACACCGGGCAACGCCACCACACCCGGTACGCCGCACGGCACGGCCTGCGCCATGTCCCGCCCGCCAACCCGGCCGACGTCGACCGCTCGGGCGTACTCCCGGGCGAGCCGGTGCTGCTGCGCGGACTCGGCCTCAACTTCTTCGACCACATCGCCCTGTTGACCACCGGCCGGGGCGGCCGCTTCGTCGGCACCGGGCCCGGGATGCGCTATCGGCCGTCCGGCAACGAGCCACGGCTGTACGCCGGTTCACGCCGCGGCCTGCCCTACCAGGCGCGCGGCGACAACGCCAAGGGCCCCTACGGCCGCCATCGCCCGCTGCTGCTCACCCCCGAGGTGATCGCCGCCTTCCGCAAACGTGCCGACTCCGGCGAGGCACCGGACTTCCTGACGGAGATATGGCCGCTGGTCGCGAAGGAGGTGGAGACGGTCTACTACACGGCCCTCACCGGCGCCCCGGGCGACTTCGCCGACCGCTTTCCGGCCACCCCGCACCGCAGCGCCCAGGAGACCGCCGTACTGGACGACCTTGGCATACCGGAGGCCCGGCGCTGGTCCTGGGACCGCATCTCCCGGCCCTACGCGGGGCGGGAGTTCACCGGGCCCGGGACCTGGCGCGACTGGCTGCTGGCGTATTTGCGCGCGGACGCCGAGCAGGCCGCCCTCGGCAATGTGGCGGGCCCGCTCAAGGCGGCCCTGGACGTGCTGCGGGATCTGCGCAACGAACTGCGGCGGATCGTGGACCACGGCGGACTGGCCGGCGCCTCCCGCCGGGACCACCTGGACCACTGGTACACCCCGCTCAACGCCTTCCTCTCCATCGGCCCGCCCCGGCGCCGGATCGAGGAGTTGACGGCCCTGATCGAGGCGGGTGTGGTCGAGGTGCTCGGGCCCCGGCTCGACGTGCGCGAGGAGGACGGCGCCTGGATCGCGCACTCTCCCCTCGTGCCGGGCTCAACGGTCCGCGTCACCACGCTCGTCGAGGCCCGCCTCCCCGAACCCCGGCTGCGCCGCACCGCCGACGAACTCCTCGCCCGGCTGCTGAGCACCGGCCGGTGCCGCCCGCACACGGTCGACGGCTACGAGACCGGCGGACTGGACGTGACCGGGCGGCCGTACCGCCTGATCGACCGTCAAGGGCGGCCGCACACCGCGCGGTTCGCGTTCGGGGTGCCGACCGAGGGGGTGCACTGGGTGACCGCGGCCGGGGCCAGGCCGGGCGTGGACTCGGTCACACTTTCGGACGCGGACGCGGTGGCGAGGGCCGTTCTGCGTACCACTACGGCGGAAGCGGAGCCCGATGCAACGGGAGTGGAACCCGGGGTTCGGCTGAATGTTGAACTTGCAAGCACCATTAGGCATGCCTAACCTGGGGGGCCCACAGGCACTCCCGTCCCCACGTCCCCAAGGAGTCCCCCACATGACCGGCCGCCTCAACAGCGCCCAGCCGTACGCTCTGGGCCTGTTCCGCATAGTCGTCGGACTGCTCTTCACCTGCCACGGCGCCTCTTCCCTCTTCGGCGTGCTCGACGGCCAGACCGTCGAGACCGGTGCCTGGCCCAACTGGTACGCCGCCGTCATCGAGTTGGTCGGCGGCAGCCTGGTCCTGCTCGGCCTCGCCACCCGCGCCGCCGCTTTCGTCTCCTCGGGCGCGATGGCGTACGCCTACTTCAAGGTCCACCAGCCGGAGGCCCTTTGGCCCATCCAGAACAGCGGTGAGGGCGCCGCGATGTACTGCTGGGCGATGTTCCTGCTGATCTTCACCGGCTCCGGCGCCTTCGGCCTCGACCGGCTGTTCGTCAAGCGCTCCCCGGCGCGGGAGGAGCAGCCCCGGGAGCAGACGCCGGTCGCCGCCTGACCCGGCCGACGGCGCCCGCCCCTTCACCGGGACGGGCGCCGTCGTCGTGTCTCAGGCAACCCAGCCGAAGGGCACCGTGAAGCAGCCCACCCGGCCGCCCTTGCTGCCCGGTTCCTCGTGCAGGACGACCGAGGACGCCTCGCCCTGCCGGAAGCCCCACGAGTGCCGGGCACTCGCCCCGCCCGCGCCGCGCTCGTCGGCGGTGAAGTCCAGCCACACCTCGTTCTCGGCGTTGACGTGGTGCGCCTCCGCGGAGACCACGTGCTGGTAGTGCCCGCCCGCCGCGAGCGGGTCGGCGCCACAGGGCTTGCGGTGCACATGGACGCCGTACGCGTGTCCGGGCTTGAGCCCCTCGACCCGCAGCCGCACGCTCGTCGCGCCGCCGGTCGTCGTCCGCTGCTCGACCTCGATCCACGAGGCGGCCGGGACCAGTTCCATGTCGTACGTCAGCGCCGCCGAGGGGACGAAGGCGCCGGGCGGCGCGAACCGCGCGTCCGTCCGCATCTCGAAGCCACCGGCGCCGTCACCGCCGCCGACGGCGAGCACGGCCGCCGCCAGGGCGCCCGCACATATGCCTGCCACCATGATCTTCCTTACGTTGCTGGGTTTCGGGACCCCCTCTCCGTGCTACGGGACACCCACCGCCCCCGCCCCCGGGGACCGGCAGCCGGGTGAACATCACGTATTGAACACACGAGCCCCCTGTGAACCACCCGTCACTGCCTGCGGCGTACGCTGTACAGCCACGGGGGAAACGGGGAGTCGGGGTGCTGGAGAGTTTCGAAAGTGTTGGATCATTGGCCGCCAGTCCATGGATCTACGGGGCCGTAGCCCTGTCGGTCCTGCTGGATGTGTTCGTGCCGGTGCTGCCCAGCGGGGTGCTGGTGATCATGGCCGCCACCGCGGCGGCAGCGGGTACGGCCGCGCGGGTGCCGGACATCCTGGCGCTCACGCTCTGCGCGGCCACCGCCTCCGTGCTCGGCGATCTGGTGGCCTACCGCCTCGCCTGGCACGGCGGTAACCGGGTGACCCGCGCCATCGCCCGTTCGCGGCGCCTGACCAGCGCGCAGGAACGTCTCGGCGCGGCTCTCGCGCGCGGCGGCGGCGCCCTGGTCGTCCTCGCCCGCTTCGCCCCGGCCGGCCGCTCGGTCGTCTCCTTCTGCGCCGGAGCCGCACACCGCCGGGCCCGCGACTTCCTGCCCTGGTCCGCGCTGGCCGGACTGTCCTGGGCCACCTACAGCGTGGCGCTCGGCTACTTCGGCGCGCAGTGGATGGGCGCGAGCTGGCTGGCCACCGGGGTGTCCTTCGGGGCGCTGGCGGCGGCGGGCGCGGGAGCGACGTATCTGGTGCGGCGGGGACAGCCCGCCTGAGGGCACGTCCGAGGGCCCATGGGGCGGCGGAAACAACAAAGGCAAGGGAGTTCGCTTCCCTTGCCACTCTCAACGTATAGCGCATGGGGGGCCTTGCGGCAAGCCCCCCCTGGTGCCGCAGAATCGCTCATCCAACGCCAGTAGCTGCGGAAATGAGTGATTCCTGAAGTGAGTGCCCCTCTGGTTCGAAGCGCGTTCGACCTTCCCGAGCGGCTCGCCGCGAAGGCCGACCCCGCACTGATCGCCGCCGACGAACGGCACTTCGCGGCCATCGCGGAGAGCCTGGAGCAGAACATCGCCGAACTGTCCGACCGCCTCGCCGCCGAACTCAGGGCGCCCGGCGGCGCGGGCCGCGCGGCCATGGACCGGGACGCCGAGGTCCACCGGCTGACCTCCCGACTGCGCGCCCTGCGCCGGTTCGGACTCGACCTGGTCCTCGGCCACATCGTCGCCGCCGACGACCCGGAGCCCGTCTACATCGGCCGGTTCGGCCTCACCGACAGCGAGGGCCACCGGCTGCTGCTCGACTGGCGGTCCCCCGCCGCCGAGCCCTTCTTCGCCGCCACCCACGCCGGCCCCATGGGCCTGGCCAGCCGCCGCCGGTACCGCTGGAAGGACGGCCTGATCAGCGACTACTGGGACGAGGTCTTCAGCGCCGACGGACGCGAGGGACACGCCGCCCTCGACGACCAGTCCGCCTTCATCGCCAGCCTCGGCACCAACCGCTCGGACCGGATGCGCGATGTGCTGGCCACCATCCAGTCCGACCAGGACGCCATCGTCCGCGCCGGATCGCGCGGCGCCCTCGTCGTCGACGGCGGCCCCGGCACCGGCAAGACCGTCGTCGCCCTGCACCGCTCCGCCTACCTCCTCTACTCCGACCCCCGGCTCGGCCACCGGCGCGGCGGACTGCTCTTCGTCGGCCCGCACCAGCCGTATCTGTCGTACGTCTCCGACGTCCTGCCCAGCCTGGGCGAGGAGGGCGTACAGACCTGCACCCTGCGCGACCTGGTCGCCGAAGGGGCCGGGGCGCCGGACGAACCGGACCCGGAGGTGGCCCGGCTGAAGTCGTCCGCGGACCTGGTGCGGGCGATCGAGAAGGGCGTCCGCTTCTACGAGGACCCGCCCACCGAGCCGATGACGGTCACCACCCCCTGGGCCGACGTCCGGGTCACCGCCCGCGACTGGGCCGAGGCGTTCCAGGCCCCCGGCCCGAGCACCCCGCACAACGAGGCCCGCGAGCTGATCCGCGAGGAACTGGTCGCCATCCTGCTGGACAAGCACGAGGAGCAGGTCCCGCCCGAGCCGTTCCGCCGGCTGCTGCTGCGGGACGAGGAACTGACCGAGGTCCTCGACCGCGCCTGGCCGCTGATCGAGGCGGCCGACCTGGTCGGCGACCTCTGGTCGGTGCCCGCCTATCTGCGCCTGTGCGCGCCCTGGCTCTCCGCCGACGAGGTCCGCCTGCTGCAGCGCAAGGCGACGCCGCACGCCTGGACGGTGTCCGACCTGCCGCTGCTGGACGCGGCCCGGCAGCGGCTCGGCGACCCGGCGGCGGCCCGCCGCAAGCGCCGGCAGCGGGCCGCGCTGGACGCCCAGCGCGACCGGATGGCACAGGTCGTGGAGAACCTGATCGCCGCCGACCACGACGGCGAGGGGCTGATGACCCAGCTGCGCCGCGCGGACTTCCAGCGCAACCTGGTCGACGAGTCCGAACTGCCCACCGCCGACCCGGATCTGCTCGCCGGGCCGTTCGCGCACATCGTCGTCGACGAGGCGCAGGAACTGACCGACGCGGAGTGGCAGATGCTGCTGCTGCGCTGCCCGTCCCGGAGCTTCACGATCGTCGGCGACCGCGCCCAGGCCCGGCACGGCTTCACCGAGTCCTGGCGGGAACGGCTCGAACGGATCGGCCTGACCCGCATCGAGGTCGCGTCGCTCAGCGTCAACTACCGGACGCCGGAGGAGGTCATGACGGAGGCCGAGCCGATGATCCGCGCGGCACTCCCGGACGCCAACGTGCCGACGTCGATCCGCAGTTCGGGCATCCCGGTCGTCCACGCCCCGCTCGCGGACCGCGACCCGATCATCTCGACCTGGCTGGCCGCGAACGAGGACGGCATCGCCTGTGTGATCGGCGACCCGACCTTCCGGGAGACGGCCAGGGTGCGCTCGCTGACTCCGGAGCTGTCGAAGGGCCTGGAGTTCGACCTGGTGGTCGTCGTGAACCCGGAGCGGTTCGGCGAGGGGGTCGAAGGAGCGGTGGACCGCTATGTGGCGATGACGCGGGCGACCCAGCGCCTAGTCGTTCTCACCTGACGGCCCGTGGTGGTGCTTGGCCTTCATCCGGGCGTCGACACGATCCGCTATGGCCACCTCGGCCCAGAAGCGGTGGGTGCTGACGAACACGGCGAGCTCGTGCTCACGCTGCCGGAGCTTCTCCACGGCTGCCTGCTCATCGGCGGTCCAGCCGGGAGAAGCGGGCCGCTCGATCTTCCGCCAGCCGTGGTCGTCACTGAATCCGTCCAGCGGCTCCACCGACCAGGGCAGCCGCTTGAGCAGGGCCGACAGCTCGGCCCTGACCTGATGCAGCTCCTCCTGACCGGCGAGGAGGTCACTCGGAAAGTCATAGGTCGTAGCCACGGCCGCAATGGTACGCCTGTTCGATTTTGGGTGGCGAGTTGCTTCGCGGGGTTCATTCGAACGGGTGCGTGATGTCAGTGGCCGCCAGTAGGTTCGCGGCGTGAGGGAGACAGACCTGAAGCTGAGCGACGGCCGGACGCTGCACATCTACGACGCCGAAGACGCCGGAGCCTCCGGTTCCGTGGACTCCGCGGCCCGCCTCGTCGTCCTCTGGCACCACGGCACCCCGAACATCGGCGCCCCGCCCCAGCCCCTCTTCCCCGCCGCCGCCCGGCTCGGCATCCGCTGGGTGTCGTACGACCGCCCCGGCTACGGCGGTTCCACCCCGCACCCCGGACGGGACATCGCCTCGGCCGCGGGTGACGTGGCCGCCGTCGCCGACGCCCTCGGCATCGACCGGTTCGCGGTGCTGGGCCACTCCGGTGGCGGCCCGCACGCCCTGGCCTGCGGCGCCCTCCTGCCCGACCGGGTCCTGGCCGTGGCCGCGGTGGCCGGCCTTGCCCCGTTCACCGCCGAAGGGCTCGACTGGTTCACAGGCATGTCGAACTCCGGCGTGGCCTCACTGCGCGCCGCCGCGAAGGGCCGTACGGCGAAGGAGGCCCACGAGGCGACCGCCGAGTACGACCCGGAGATGTTCACTCCGGCCGACCACACCGCGCTCTTGGCGGAGTGGTCCTGGTTCGGAGAGGTCGTGGGCCCCGCCCTGGAGCCGGGACCGGCCGCCCTCATCGACGATGACCTGGCGTACACATCCCCGTGGGGCTTCGCCCCCGCCCGGATCACCGCACCACTCCTCCTCCTGCACGGCGAACAGGACCGCGTGGTCCCCAGCGCACACAGCCAATGGCTCGCGGATCAGTGCCCGACGGCCGAGCTGTGGCTGAAGCCGGAGGACGGCCACATCTCCGTCCTCGACGCCGGCGAGAGCGCGCTGGAGTGGCTGGCCACGTCCGCGCAGCACCCCGCACCGCCCAGAATGAACCCATGAATCCACTGACTCCCCACTGGACCGCCCGCCCCGAGACAGCCGCCGACATCGACGCCGTCCGTGAGATCGTCCTGGCCGCGTTCGAGACGCCATTGGAAGCCGACCTGGTGGACGCGCTGCGGACCGACGAGGCCTGGATCGAAGGCCTCTCCTACGTCACCACAGGCACCACCGGCACCACCGCGGAACCCGTCGGCTACGCCCTGCTGACCCGCTGCCACATCGACGACGTACCGGCCCTGTGCCTGGCCCCCGTCGCCGTACACCCCGACCACCAGCGCACCGGCGCGGGCGGCGCGGCGATCCAGGCGGCCCTCGACGCCGCCGCGCACCAGGGCGAACGCTTCGTCACGGTCCTCGGCCACCCCGACTACTACCCGCGCTTCGGCTTCACCCGAGCCACCACGCACGGAATCGCCGTCCCCTTCGAGGTCCCCGACGAAGCCCTGATGGCCCTCTCCCTCAACGCCGACCCCCTGCCCGTCGGCACCATCCGCTACGCCAAGCCCTTCGGCATCTGACATGCGCAGCGAAGCGAAGGACGTCGACGCCTACCTGGCCGAACTGCCGGCGGACCGCAGAACCCCCCTGACCCGCCTACGCGCCCTCTGCCGCACCGAACTCCCCACCCACACCGAGGTGATGGCTTACGGCATGCCCGTCTACACCCGGGACGGCGAACCGGAGATCGCCTTCGCCTCCCAGAAGCAGTACATCTCCTTCTACCTGATGCGAAACGACATCCGGGAAGCCTTCACCGAACGCCTGGCCGACCAGGACATGGGCAAGGGCTGCCTGCGCTTCCGCAGCCCGGCCGCCGTCGACTACGACCTGGTACGAGACCTGCTCAGAGCTACGGCGAAGGGCCCCGGCAAGATCTGCTGAGGCCCCCGCGCGTACCGCGTCAGTGCCCCGCGGCCCTCAGCTCCTCCACCAGCCGGGCGGCCACCGGCACCTTCACACCCTGCAGGTCCGCCGCCCGCAGCAGCGCCCCGCCGATGGCATCGAGCTCGACGGGCCGCCCCGCCTCCGCGTCCCGCTGCATGGAGGACTTGGTGGCGGCCGGGAAGGCGTCGTACCGACCGAGGGCCTGCCCAGGATCGCCCGGCCCACCACAGGCCCGGCTGACGGCGGCGGCCTCCTCGACGAGCGCGACCAACTCGTCCCGGTACCGGGTCCGCACCTCACCGAGCGGAAGCCCGTACCGGGTGGTGAGCAGCGCGAACGGCGCGAGGAAGGACATCTTCGCCCACAGCACACCACTCTCGCCCGCAAGCACCCGAGTAGTGGGCCCAGCGGCCCCGAGCACTTCAGCGAGCCCCTCCACCCGCTCACGCGGAACAGTGTCCGACGTCAGATCGATCTCGGCGAAGGGACTGCCGTGCTCGATGACACCAGGAGCGACCCGGGTGGACTCGACCCGAATCACAGCGGGCGCGACGAGATCGGCCCGATGATGCTCCCGCAGGACACCAGGATGCTCGACCCCATTGAGAAACGGCACGAGGAGAGCCTCACCGAGCGCACCGGCCGGAATGCGCTGGCGCGCCGAGTCGAGCGAGGTGTGCTTGACCCCGACGAGACAGACGTCGACCGGCTCACGCAGCACGGTGTCGGCCTGCACGGGCGCGGTGAAGTCGCCGTACAGGCCACTACGCACCCGAATCCCGTCGGCACGCAGCGTCTCGACGGTCCCCTCCCCCGCCAGACAGACCGCACGATGCCCGGCACGGGAGAGCAGCCCCGCGAGCAGCCCCCCGATCCCACCGGGCCCAAGTATCGCGACACGCAGTTCAGTCATGACCGAAGCCAGCCCTTCATCGGTCGGCCCCGCTGATCGGTGGCCGCCACCCGGCGATCATGACAGACCTGACATCCACTCGGGGGCGGATTGTCAGTGCCAGGAGTAAGACTGGACGCATGTGCCGCAGCATCAAGACACTCCGCCCCCCGGTAATGCCCGAAGAGGCCACCGAGGACGACATCAGGGCCGCCGCCCTCCAGTACGTCCGCAAGGTCTCCGGCTTCAGAGCCCCCGCCGCCCACAACCGCGAGGTCTTCGACCAGGCCGTCGACGCCATCACCGAGGCCACGGCAACCCTCCTCGCCGGCCTCGAAATCCGAGGCCACCCCACCCGCAAGGCCAGCTGACACAAAGAAGGCCCCGACCCTGAAAGGGCCGGGACCTCCACAACACGTGGGCGCGGACGGTTTCGAACCGCCGACATCCTGCTTGTAAGGCAGGCGCTCTACCACTGAGCTACGCACCCGTGATGAGTCGACAGCGTACCTTGCCGGAGGCACTGCCCCACAAACCCGGGGGTTAACCCCACCCGAAACCCGGTAGCGGTCCGGATCGTCGGCGTGGGGGCTCGGTTCGTACGGTCGTAGAGGCTCGTGGGAGCTTCGAGGAACTGGTGTGGGGAGGCTGTTGTGGGGCGTGTGCGGCTGGGGCGGGTCGGGGCTGTCGGGGTGGTTGCGTTGCTGGTCGGTGGGCTCGGGGCTTGCGCTGATGCCGGGGAGGACACCGAGCCCGAGCGGCGGTCGTTCGGGATCGAGGGGCGGACCCTGGTGATCGATTCCGATGACTCGGCTCTGGAGATCGTGGCCGCTGAGGGAAGCCCGGAGGGCGAGGTGCGGGTGACCCGATGGTTCAAGGGGTCCGTGGTCATGGGGGGCGATCCCAAGGTGACCTGGGAGATGAAGGACGACCGGCTCGAGTTGCGGCTGAAGTGCTCCGGCGTCGTCGCCGACTGTGCCGCCAGGCATCTGATCGAGGTGCCCCGGGGGATCTCCGTGGAGGTCCAGGACGGGGACGGCAGTGTGCGGGCCCGGGGCTTCGAGGACCCGCTGAACATTCGGACCGGTGATGGGTCTGTGCATGTCACCGACTCCCGGGGGCCGCTGCGGGTCCAGACCGGGGACGGGTCCGTGCGGGCCGAGGTCGACTCGCGTGAGGTGCGGGCGCAGACCGGGGACGGGTCGGTGAAGCTCGAACTGGGCGTCGTACCGGACCTGGTGGAGTCCCGTACCGGGGACGGGTCGGTGACCATTGAGGTGCCCCGGGCCACGTACCGGGTGACTACCCGGACGGGCGACGGTGGGGTCGAGGTGTCCGTGCCCCGGGACGAGTCGAGCGCGCATGTCATCGGTGCGCGGACCGGGGACGGGAAAGTCACGGTCCGAACCGCGAACTAACGGGCCCGTGTGTTCGTCCTTAACCGGTGGGAGAATGACAGCGCCGGGCAGGGCGGACCACAGCACGGGAGAGGGATGTGACGGCGACACCATCGCAGCCGTACTCGCCGTTGGTGCCGCGCGCACCCCGACCCCGTCCCGTACGGCAGGCACTCGCGGACACCGTCACCCTGCTCGCCCTGCCGCTGGCCGCCGCGCTGGTGCTGCCCGCCGCGTTCGCCGGCGGCGGCACCCGGCGCTGGTTCGGCGGGCGGGCCGAGAGCCAGCGGGCCGAGGCGCAGGCCGCGAAGGACGATGCCGCGGCCGCGTTCTACGAACTGGACACCGCCCAGCGCGATCTGCGGATCTCGATAGAGACCATCACGGCCGTCGACGACTCCCCCGCCGCCCGGCGGGCGGTCAGTGACTTCCAGGCGGTCAGCAGGCGTATCGACGAGGTCAGTCATCAGTACATCCAGGCCGTCGACGCCCATGATCTCGACCGGGACGATCTCGAAGCCTCGGCCGCCGTACGCGCGCGTACGGAGCTGAGCAGGGCCAAGGACGCGCTCACCGACGTCAAGCGGGAGCTGGACAGGTTCGAGAACAGTCTCGGGCCGCTGCTCGGCAAGGCGGAGACGCAGTTGGCGCGGCTCGCGCCCGCCGTGGAGCGGGCCCGGCAGGGGTTGCTCGGCGCGTCCAACGCCCTGGACGCCGTACGGTCGTCCGGGTTGAGGGCCGATGATCTCGCCGCGCGGCTTGCGGCGCTGGCTCCTGAGCTGACCCGGTTGAATCAGGGTGCCGGGCAGCATGGTGTGCCGCAGACGCTGGAGCGTGCCGAGCGGGTGGCCCGGGAGGCCGAGGCGGTCAGGGTCGAGGCTGAGCGGTTGCCCGAGCGGGCCGCCGAGATCGATCATCGGCTGGTTTCGCTGCGGACCCGGGCGCAGGCGCTCACCACGCGGTCCGGGCAGGTCGACCCGGTGCTGAGCGAGTTGCGGCGGCGGTTCACGGCGGCTTGCTGGCAGGACCTTCAGGGCGTGCCCGACCAGGCCGTCGAGAATGTGCGGCAGGCCGAGCTGAGGCTGAAGGAGGCCCAGGCGGCGCGGGACGAGCAGCGCTGGCCGGATGCGACCGCGCTGTTGTCGACGGTTCGGGCGTTGCTCAACTCCACGGACGAGTCGGTGTCCGCCGCGGGGGACCGGCTGCGGCGGCTGAACGCCGTGCAGAAGGATCCTGCCGTCGAGATCGACCGTACGCGGTTCGCGATCCGGGATGCGCAGCGGTTGGCCATGGCCGGGCGGAACACGCCTGATCCCCGGGACGCGCGGCCGCTGGACGACGCGGTGGGGCGGCTGGAGCGGGCGATCGGGACGCTGGAGGGGCGGCACCCCGACTACTGGCACTTCCTGATGGAGCTGGAGGGGGTGCGGGAGTCGGTGGGGCGGGTGGTGGCTCGGATCCGTGAGGAGCGGGGTGGCTCCGGCGGCTAGTCTGTCGGCATGCCTCGCTATGACTATCGGTGCCGGACCTGTGGTGACACGTTCGAGGTCAGCCGGCCTATGGCTCAGTCGTCCGACCCTGCCTCCTGTCCTTCGGGGCATGAGGACACGGTGAAGTTGTTGTCGACGGTGGCTGTGGGCGGTACGGCCAGTGCGGGTGCGCCCGCGCCTCAGGGGGGCGGCGGCTGCTGTGGTGGTGGGTGCTGCGGGTAGCTCCGCTGGCAGAGCCGATTGCGTCTGCGGGTGTGTGGGGGCTGGTCGCGCAGTTCCCCGCGCCCCTTTGTGGGGGGGCTCTTGCCCCCCACACCCCCAGGAACGGCTACCTCGGCGTCTTCGTTTCCCTCAGGAACTCCCTGAGGATCCTCTCCCCCGCCAGTACTCCCCGCTCCGGCAGCGCCCTGATCTGCGGCGCCGACCACTGCTCATCCGCCAGCTCCCCGTGCCCGGGACGCCAGCCCTTGTCCGCCGCGAGCAGCAGGTCCGCGTCGAGCAGTGAGTCGCCCGCCGCCAGGGTCAAGTCCGCGCCGGTGCGCCGCGCCAGTTCGTGCATGGCCGCGCTCTTCGTGAGCGGCTTGGGGACCGCGTAGATCTTGCGGCCCTGGAGGGAGACGGTCCAGCCGCGGTTTTCGGCCCAGGCCGCCAGTTCCTTCACCCACTCCTCGGGCAGCAGTTCCCGTTCCACGACCAGGTAGGCGAAGAGGTCCTCGGCGACCCGGTGCTTGCGGACCCACATCGGGTCGGCGGTCGCCATCAGGTACTCGCGGATCTCGTCCAGGGGCGCGCACTCGTCGGCGAGGCGGGCCGTGACGCGGGCGTACCAGTCGGGGTCGGAGACTCCGTCCACCAGCAGGTGGCCGCCGTTGGCGCAGATCGCGTACTTGGGCTGCGGGCCGGGGAGGTTGATGCGCTCGTACTGCTTGCGGGTGCGGGTCGTGGTCGGCACGAAGAGGGCCACGTCGCCGAGTTCCGTCAGCAGCTGCGAGGCGGTCTCGGTCATGTACGACAGCGGCCTGGACTCGTGCACCTCCACGCACAGCAGCCTGGGCGCCCGCGCGTCCGGCATGGTCAGCGCGAGGGCCGCGGCGGAGTAGATGAGCGTACGGTCGAGGTCGCTGGCCACCAGCACCGGCATCAGAGCGACACCGCCTTGCCGTCGGCGCCCGTCGCGCCCCGCGTGTACTTGGGGTGGATCAACCCCACGCAGGTGTACGGCAGTCCGGCCACTTCTTCCACGGGTACCCCTCTTTGCTCCGCCAGCAGTCGTACATGGTCCAGGTCGGCGCCGGCCCCTGCCCGCGCCAGGATCTTCCACGGCACCCTGCGCAGCAGCACCCGCGTGGTCTCACCGACGCCGGGCTTGACGAGGTTCACGTCATGGATGCCGTACTCCTCGCTGATGCGCTCGACCGCCGCCCAGCCTTCCCAGGTCGGCGTCCGGTCGGCCGACAGCAGCTCCTTGGCCTGGGCGTCCACCGCGTCCGCGACCTCGGGGAAGCGGGCGGCGACGGCGTCCAGGAAGTCCACCGAGACATCGGCGCCGGCGAGTTC
Encoded proteins:
- the helR gene encoding RNA polymerase recycling motor ATPase HelR; amino-acid sequence: MSAPLVRSAFDLPERLAAKADPALIAADERHFAAIAESLEQNIAELSDRLAAELRAPGGAGRAAMDRDAEVHRLTSRLRALRRFGLDLVLGHIVAADDPEPVYIGRFGLTDSEGHRLLLDWRSPAAEPFFAATHAGPMGLASRRRYRWKDGLISDYWDEVFSADGREGHAALDDQSAFIASLGTNRSDRMRDVLATIQSDQDAIVRAGSRGALVVDGGPGTGKTVVALHRSAYLLYSDPRLGHRRGGLLFVGPHQPYLSYVSDVLPSLGEEGVQTCTLRDLVAEGAGAPDEPDPEVARLKSSADLVRAIEKGVRFYEDPPTEPMTVTTPWADVRVTARDWAEAFQAPGPSTPHNEARELIREELVAILLDKHEEQVPPEPFRRLLLRDEELTEVLDRAWPLIEAADLVGDLWSVPAYLRLCAPWLSADEVRLLQRKATPHAWTVSDLPLLDAARQRLGDPAAARRKRRQRAALDAQRDRMAQVVENLIAADHDGEGLMTQLRRADFQRNLVDESELPTADPDLLAGPFAHIVVDEAQELTDAEWQMLLLRCPSRSFTIVGDRAQARHGFTESWRERLERIGLTRIEVASLSVNYRTPEEVMTEAEPMIRAALPDANVPTSIRSSGIPVVHAPLADRDPIISTWLAANEDGIACVIGDPTFRETARVRSLTPELSKGLEFDLVVVVNPERFGEGVEGAVDRYVAMTRATQRLVVLT
- a CDS encoding DedA family protein; protein product: MLESFESVGSLAASPWIYGAVALSVLLDVFVPVLPSGVLVIMAATAAAAGTAARVPDILALTLCAATASVLGDLVAYRLAWHGGNRVTRAIARSRRLTSAQERLGAALARGGGALVVLARFAPAGRSVVSFCAGAAHRRARDFLPWSALAGLSWATYSVALGYFGAQWMGASWLATGVSFGALAAAGAGATYLVRRGQPA
- a CDS encoding DoxX family protein encodes the protein MTGRLNSAQPYALGLFRIVVGLLFTCHGASSLFGVLDGQTVETGAWPNWYAAVIELVGGSLVLLGLATRAAAFVSSGAMAYAYFKVHQPEALWPIQNSGEGAAMYCWAMFLLIFTGSGAFGLDRLFVKRSPAREEQPREQTPVAA
- a CDS encoding superoxide dismutase family protein, whose product is MVAGICAGALAAAVLAVGGGDGAGGFEMRTDARFAPPGAFVPSAALTYDMELVPAASWIEVEQRTTTGGATSVRLRVEGLKPGHAYGVHVHRKPCGADPLAAGGHYQHVVSAEAHHVNAENEVWLDFTADERGAGGASARHSWGFRQGEASSVVLHEEPGSKGGRVGCFTVPFGWVA
- a CDS encoding alpha/beta fold hydrolase; this encodes MRETDLKLSDGRTLHIYDAEDAGASGSVDSAARLVVLWHHGTPNIGAPPQPLFPAAARLGIRWVSYDRPGYGGSTPHPGRDIASAAGDVAAVADALGIDRFAVLGHSGGGPHALACGALLPDRVLAVAAVAGLAPFTAEGLDWFTGMSNSGVASLRAAAKGRTAKEAHEATAEYDPEMFTPADHTALLAEWSWFGEVVGPALEPGPAALIDDDLAYTSPWGFAPARITAPLLLLHGEQDRVVPSAHSQWLADQCPTAELWLKPEDGHISVLDAGESALEWLATSAQHPAPPRMNP
- a CDS encoding FAD/NAD(P)-binding protein is translated as MRPTARESPPLSAPSTVPAPTPSCPSVAVVGVGPRGTSVLERLCASAPELLAPGARLTVHLVDPAPPGPGRVWRTTQSPELLMNTVACQVTLFTDDSVDCSGPLRPGPSLYEWADGALGPDEYPTRAHYGRYLEWVFARTVREAPPSVRVETHTARATRLDDTPDGHQTLALDNGSTLTGLSAVVLTQGHLPTAPDTGQRHHTRYAARHGLRHVPPANPADVDRSGVLPGEPVLLRGLGLNFFDHIALLTTGRGGRFVGTGPGMRYRPSGNEPRLYAGSRRGLPYQARGDNAKGPYGRHRPLLLTPEVIAAFRKRADSGEAPDFLTEIWPLVAKEVETVYYTALTGAPGDFADRFPATPHRSAQETAVLDDLGIPEARRWSWDRISRPYAGREFTGPGTWRDWLLAYLRADAEQAALGNVAGPLKAALDVLRDLRNELRRIVDHGGLAGASRRDHLDHWYTPLNAFLSIGPPRRRIEELTALIEAGVVEVLGPRLDVREEDGAWIAHSPLVPGSTVRVTTLVEARLPEPRLRRTADELLARLLSTGRCRPHTVDGYETGGLDVTGRPYRLIDRQGRPHTARFAFGVPTEGVHWVTAAGARPGVDSVTLSDADAVARAVLRTTTAEAEPDATGVEPGVRLNVELASTIRHA